Proteins encoded together in one Candidatus Hydrogenedentota bacterium window:
- a CDS encoding GxxExxY protein, producing MPLCHGEITERVIGAAIEVHRVLGPGLLESAYEECLCAELRERGVAHQRQIPLPVEYKGTRLDCGYRLDLLVEEVVVVEIKAVSSMEPIHEAQLLTYLRLGGWKVGLLINFNVPLLRDGIVRRVL from the coding sequence ATGCCGCTTTGTCATGGGGAGATCACGGAACGGGTTATCGGCGCGGCGATAGAGGTGCACCGGGTGCTTGGGCCCGGCCTGCTGGAGTCCGCCTATGAGGAGTGCCTGTGCGCCGAACTGCGGGAGCGGGGCGTCGCCCATCAGCGCCAGATTCCCCTCCCGGTCGAGTACAAGGGGACGCGCCTCGACTGCGGGTACCGGCTGGACCTGTTGGTCGAGGAGGTGGTGGTCGTCGAAATCAAGGCGGTGTCATCCATGGAACCCATTCACGAGGCGCAGTTGCTGACCTATCTCCGCCTTGGCGGATGGAAGGTGGGACTGCTCATCAACTTCAATGTGCCGCTGCTGCGGGACGGAATTGTGCGGCGCGTTCTCTGA